One Rhinopithecus roxellana isolate Shanxi Qingling chromosome 7, ASM756505v1, whole genome shotgun sequence DNA segment encodes these proteins:
- the ZNF81 gene encoding zinc finger protein 81 codes for MPANEDAPQPGEHGSACEVSVSFEDVTVDFSREEWQQLDSTQRRLYQDVMLENYSHLLSVGFEVPKPEVIFKLEQGEGPWTLEGEAPHQSCSDGKFGIKPSQKRISGKSTLHSEMEGEDTRDDSLYSILEELWQDAEEIKRCQEKQNKLLSRTSFLNKKILNTEWDYEYKDIGKFVHPSPNHILSQKRPHKRDSFGKSFKHNLDLHIHNKSNAAKNLDKTIGHGQVFTQSSSYNHHENTHTGVKFCERNQCGKVLSLKRSLSQNVKFPIGEKANTCTEFGKIFTQRSHFFAPQKIHTVEKPHELSKCVNVFTQKPLLSIYLRVHRDEKLYICTKCGKAFIQNSELIMHEKTHTREKPYKCNECGKSFFQVSSLLRHQTTHTGEKLFECSECGKGFSLNSALNIHQKIHTGERHHKCSECGKAFTQKSTLRMHQRIHTGERSYICTQCGQAFIQKAHLIAHQRIHTGEKPYECSDCGKSFPSKSQLQMHKRIHTGEKPYICTECGKAFTNRSNLNTHQKSHTGEKSYICAECGKAFTDRSNFNKHQTIHTGEKPYVCADCGRAFIQKSELITHQRIHTTEKPYKCPDCEKSFSKKPHLKVHQRIHTGEKPYICAECGKAFTDRSNFNKHQTIHTGDKPYKCSDCGKGFTQKSVLSMHRNIHT; via the exons GGTTTGAAGTTCCCAAACCAGAGGTCATCTTCAAGTTGGAGCAAGGAGAGGGGCCATGGACATTGGAAGGGGAAGCCCCACATCAGAGCTGTTCAG atGGGAAATTTGGAATTAAGCCTTCCCAGAAGAGAATTTCTGGAAAATCTACACTTCATAGTGAAATGGAGGGTGAAGATACAAGAGATGATTCATTATACTCTATTTTAGAAGAATTGTGGCAAGATGCTGAAGAGATAAAGAGatgtcaggaaaaacaaaacaaacttctgAGTCGCACCTCTTTCctcaataagaaaatattgaataCAGAGTGGGATTATGAATATAAAGACATTGGAAAATTTGTTCATCCAAGCCCAAACCACATTCTTTCACAGAAAAGACCCCATAAACGTGATTCATTTGGGAAGAGTTTTAAGCATAATTTAGACTTACATATTCATAATAAAAGCAATGCAGCAAAGAACCTGGATAAAACTATTGGGCATGGTCAGGTTTTCACCCAGAGCTCTTCTTATAATCACCACGAAAATACACATACAGGAGTGAAGTTCTGTGAACGTAATCAATGTGGAAAAGTCCTCAGCCTCAAACGCTCACTCAGTCAAAATGTGAAATTTCCCATTGGAGAGAAAGCGAACACATGTACTGAATTTGGGAAGATCTTCACCCAGAGGTCACACTTCTTTGCTCCTCAGAAAATTCATACTGTGGAAAAACCTCATGAGCTTAGCAAATGTGTAAATGTTTTTACACAGAAGCCACTACTCAGTATATATCTGAGAGTTCACAGAGATGAAAAACTCTACATATGTACTaaatgtgggaaggccttcatCCAGAATTCAGAATTAATTATGCATGAGAAAACTCATACtagagagaaaccctataaatgcaatgaatgtgggaaatcATTTTTCCAGGTGTCATCTCTACTCAGGCATCAGACaactcatactggagaaaaactcTTTGAATGCAGTGAATGTGGTAAAGGCTTCTCCCTGAACTCAGCCCTCAATATACATCAgaaaattcacactggagagagacATCACAAATGCAGtgagtgtgggaaagcctttacCCAAAAATCAACCCTCAGGAtgcatcagagaattcatacaggAGAGAGGTCCTATATCTGTACTCAATGTGGGCAGGCCTTCATCCAGAAGGCACACTTGATTGCACAtcaaagaattcatactggagagaagccttatgAATGCAGTGACTGTGGGAAATCTTTCCCTTCTAAGTCACAACTCCAGATGCATAAGCGaattcacacaggagagaaaccctatataTGCACTGAATGTGGGAAGGCTTTCACCAACAGGTCAAATCTCAATACTCACCAGAAGTCTCATACTGGAGAAAAGTCTTATATATGTGctgaatgtgggaaggccttcacCGACAGGTCAAATTTCAATAAACACCAGAccattcacactggagagaaaccctatgttTGTGCTGATTGTGGGAGGGCCTTCATCCAGAAGTCAGAGCTGATTacacatcagagaattcatactaCAGAGAAGCCTTATAAATGTCCTGACTGTGAGAAATCCTTCTCCAAGAAACCACATCTCAAAGTACATCAACGAATTCACACAGGGGAGAAACCatatatatgtgcagaatgtgggaaagccttcactGATAGGTCAAATTTCAATAAACATCAGACAATTCATACTGGAGATAAACCGTATAAATGCAGTGACTGTGGAAAGGGCTTCACCCAGAAATCAGTTCTCAGTATGCATCGCAATATTCATACATGA